In Uranotaenia lowii strain MFRU-FL chromosome 2, ASM2978415v1, whole genome shotgun sequence, one genomic interval encodes:
- the LOC129742317 gene encoding signal peptidase complex subunit 3-like: MILRGKNALLDFKNMNTKYILFWDNGNGLKGHQNVTLTLALNIVQMEDCFRIYLFTDIRRSSSRKPTCRRRFLELKN, from the exons ATGATCCTGCGAGGCAAAAATGCCCTGCTGGACTTCAAGAACATGAACACCAAGTACATTCTTTTCTGGGACAATGGCAATGGTTTGAA agGCCACCAGAATGTGACGTTGACCCTTGCCTTGAATATCGTTCAAATGGAGGACTGCTTCCGAATTTATTTGTTCACGGACATTAGACGATCAAGTTCTCGGAAACCTACATGCCGTCGCCGGTTTTTAGaactaaaaaattaa